The Vanessa tameamea isolate UH-Manoa-2023 chromosome 2, ilVanTame1 primary haplotype, whole genome shotgun sequence genome has a segment encoding these proteins:
- the LOC113401081 gene encoding SHC-transforming protein 1, producing the protein MSDGPFVAKPARGWLHPDSVLASDGITYAVRYIGCMEVLTSMKKLDFETRSQVAKECIARVCAAAGLRSADKKRRVCQAAANALAARPRMSHSGSNVALTVSSRAITVAALEGGETIARHDMPRVSFASGGDQDSLDFVAYVAKSAPPAEWRACYVLECGGRLAQDVIATIGQAFELRFKEFLTKPTSLNINGSRPLCATDEREYYNDMPDKIPPAEPPADPPAPHRHPPPPPLASLAPISSCEESVRHYVNQTPPPRTPPTALLPNHHTDIFDMQPFTAAPVSSATSTSPATSSSPAEDLPPTLSPATQSALLARETWYHGPISRTAAERLVVEDGEFLVRQSTACPGQFVLTGARRGAHKHLLLVDPNGVVRTKDRVFESVPHLIKYHCSNELPIVSADSALLLRRPVPRS; encoded by the exons ATGAGCGACGGACCTTTCGTTGCTAAGCCGGCTCGGGGCTGGCTTCATCCCGATTCGGTGTTAGCTAGCGATGGAATTACTTACGCAGTAAGG TATATTGGTTGCATGGAGGTTCTAACATCAATGAAAAAATTAGATTTCGAGACGAGATCACAAGTAGCAAA agAATGTATTGCAAGAGTATGTGCAGCCGCAGGACTAAGATCTGCTGATAAAAAGCGTCGAGTGTGTCAAGCTGCAGCCAATGCATTAGCAGCGAGACCTAGAATGTCACACTCTGGTTCAAATGTGGCTCTCACAGTATCGTCCAGAGCTATCACAGTAGCCGCTTTGGAGGGAGGTGAGACTATTGCGCGTCATGATATGCCTCGAGTCTCATTCGCATCTGGAGGGGACCAG GATTCACTAGACTTCGTAGCATACGTCGCCAAGTCAGCGCCGCCGGCGGAGTGGCGCGCGTGCTACGTGCTGGAGTGCGGCGGGCGGCTCGCACAGGACGTCATCGCGACCATCGGACAAGCCTTCGAGCTCCGCTTCAAAGAGTTCCTAACGAAACCCACTTC GTTGAACATCAACGGCTCTCGTCCACTGTGCGCGACAGACGAGCGTGAGTACTACAACGACATGCCCGACAAGATCCCCCCCGCGGAGCCCCCCGCCGACCCCCCCGCGCCGCACCGACACCCCCCGCCGCCGCCGCTAGCCTCGCTCGCACCCATCTCCTC GTGCGAGGAAAGCGTCCGGCACTACGTGAACCAGACTCCTCCGCCTCGGACTCCGCCTACTGCGTTATTGCCGAACCACCACACGGACATATTTGACATGC AGCCCTTCACTGCGGCCCCGGTCTCCTCAGCAACGTCGACATCACCCGCAACTTCATCATCGCCTGCAGAAGATCTGCCCCCAACCCTGTCTCCTGCTACACAATCAGCCCTACTGGCAAGGGAAACCTGGTACCATGGGCCAATATCAAGAACTGCAGCAGAAAGG CTCGTGGTGGAGGACGGCGAGTTTCTGGTTCGTCAATCGACGGCGTGTCCCGGACAGTTCGTGTTAACCGGGGCAAGGCGAGGCGCGCACAAACATCTGTTGCTGGTCGACCCCAATGGAGTT GTGCGCACGAAGGACCGCGTGTTCGAGAGCGTCCCGCACCTCATCAAGTACCACTGCAGCAACGAGCTGCCCATCGTGTCGGCCGACTCGGCGCTGCTGCTGCGCCGCCCCGTGCCGCGCTCCTGA
- the Utx gene encoding lysine-specific demethylase 6A isoform X2, with product MALYVAPGFSRAADAHLRLALMFKARRHWGAAAVHFRRARLAPHQDATFTRLELSFHAAHLLEARGLRKAARDAYERLLKEPQLSSMLKADVCRQLGWMYHRCASLGEPAARARAAIWCLQRAVVAEPESGAGLYLLGRCFAAQGKVHDAFIAYRNSVEKSEGNADTWCSIGVLYQQQNQPMDALQAYICAVQLDKGHSAAWTNLGSLYESCSMARDAFACYNNGGARATLASAPLRQRLAFLRAHLAHAPVPSVTGKRRSLPSIEEAWNLPISAEMSSRAPKAAPPPYPGAGASTPSTPATGAGPAAPKRDEPTPLTHHQLQTLQYLQRNSHNLSPQQQALMQQLLSQYRLSQAARARAVAKNEGNCASGDSAESLAEDLLKKFSDSQPDIKKEPTTKSPLSVNNSDAVLGGRQPVVKLEPLKTDPLKPVSFHIGMSAKQIMDSCKDNAGPPTSWSVLGDGCGPPEPPGVPPPRLSAEQLAPPAPFVYVESKRDAFSPQLQDFCLKHPIAVVRGLTAALKLDLGLFSTKTLVEAWPDHAVEVRTQLMQSADENWDASGRRRVWACASHRSHTTVRKYAQYQAGSFQDSLREERERGAAPAHSAGALSDSDGRESGSGPAKRRRTARMLRFGTNVDLSDERKWRPQLTELQKLPAFARVASAANMLSHVGHVILGMNTVQLYMKVPGSRTPGHQENNNFCSININIGPGDCEWFGVPDAYWGGVRELCDRHGLSYLHGSWWPDPDELRAHGVPVYRFTQRPGDLVWVNAGCVHWVQATGWCNNIAWNVGPLTARQYSLALERYEWNKVQNFKSIVPMVHLTWNLARNIRVSDPRLHRAMRTCLLQTLRAAAGTLQTVRARGVPVRFHGRARGEASHYCGACEREVWHALLVREHERRHVVHCLACARRASPTLQGFLCLEEHHVEELSLVYDAFTLHRPAPPLHAPAALPPTPTPTPTPD from the exons ATGGCGCTGTACGTGGCGCCGGGCTTCTCTCGGGCGGCGGACGCGCACCTCCGCCTCGCTCTCATGTTCAAAGCGAGGCGACACTGGGGTGCTGCGGCGGTGCACTTCAGGCGAGCGAGGCTGGCCCCCCACCAGGACGCCACGTTCACGCGTCTCGAGCTCAGTTTCCATGCGGCCCATCTCCTCGAGGCCAGAGGGCTTCGGAAAGCGGCAAGGGATGCATACGAGAGGCTCCTCAAAGAACCGCAGCTGTCGTCTATGTTGAAAGCGGATGTGTGTCGTCAGCTgg gTTGGATGTATCATCGATGTGCCTCGCTGGGGGAGCCGGCGGCCCGCGCTCGGGCCGCTATCTGGTGCCTGCAACGCGCGGTCGTTGCGGAGCCGGAGTCGGGGGCGGGACTGTATCTGCTCGGTAGATGTTTCGCCGCCCAGGGAAAGGTGCACGACGCCTTCATCGCTTATAGGAACTCGGTTGAAAAGTCGGAGGGCAATGCGGACACCTGGTGTTCGATTGG CGTTCTATACCAGCAGCAGAACCAACCGATGGACGCGCTGCAAGCGTACATCTGCGCGGTGCAGCTCGACAAGGGCCACTCGGCCGCGTGGACGAACCTCGGCAGCCTGTACGAGAGCTGCTCGATGGCTCGCGACGCCTTCGCGTGCTACAACAACGGCGGCGCGCGCGCCACGCTCGCCAGCGCGCCGCTGCGCCAGCGTCTCGCCTTCCTGCGCGCGCACCTCGCGCACGCGCCCGTGCCCTCCGTCACCGGCAA ACGTCGTTCGCTGCCGTCGATCGAGGAAGCCTGGAATTTGCCCATTTCGGCGGAGATGTCGTCCCGCGCTCCGAAGGCGGCTCCCCCTCCGTACCCGGGCGCGGGGGCCTCGACGCCCTCGACGCCGGCGACGGGCGCGGGGCCCGCGGCGCCTAAGCGCGACGAGCCGACGCCCCTCACTCACCACCAGCTGCAGACGCTGCAGTACCTGCAAAGGAATTCGCACAACCTTTCGCCGCAACAGCAA GCGCTGATGCAACAGCTGCTCTCGCAGTACCGCCTGTCTCAAGCGGCGAGAGCGCGTGCG GTGGCGAAAAACGAAGGTAACTGCGCCAGCGGCGATAGTGCAGAGTCGCTCGCAGAAGATTTATTGAAGAAATTCTCAGATTCACAGCCTGACATTAAGAAAGAACCTACTACca AAAGCCCTCTCAGCGTCAATAACAGCGACGCCGTGCTGGGCGGACGACAGCCCGTCGTCAAACTGGAGCCGCTCAAGACCGATCCTCTCAAGCCCGTGTCCTTCCACATCGGCATGAGCGCCAAGCAGATAATGGACTCGTGCAA AGATAACGCAGGTCCGCCAACGTCGTGGTCGGTGCTGGGCGACGGCTGCGGGCCGCCCGAGCCGCCCGGCGTGCCGCCCCCGCGCCTGTCCGCCGAGCAGctggcgccgcccgcgccctTCGTCTACGTCGAGTCCAAGCGCGACGCCTTCTCGCCGCAGCTGCAGGACTTCTGCCTCAAGCACCCGATTGCCGTCGTGCGCGGCCTCACCGCTGCGCTCAAGCTCGACCTCGGCCTCTTCTCGACCAAGACGCTCGTCGAGGCGTGGCCCGACCACGCGGTCGAGGTGCGCACGCAGCTCATGCAGTCGGCCGACGAGAACTGGGACGCCAGCGGACGCAGGCGCGTGTGGGCGTGTGCATCGCACCGCTCGCACACGACAGTGCGCAAGTACGCGCAGTACCAGGCGGGATCCTTCCAGGACTCCCTACGTGAGGAGCGCGAACGAGGAGCGGCGCCGGCGCACTCGGCCGGCGCGCTGTCGGACTCGGATGGGCGGGAGTCGGGTTCGGGGCCTGCCAAGCGTCGCCGCACCGCCCGCATGCTGCGCTTCGGGACCAACGTCGATCTCTCCGATGAGCGCAAGTGGCGCCCGCAGCTCACCGAGTTGCAAAAGCTGCCGGCTTTCGCGCGCGTCGCCTCCGCTGCGAACATGCTCTCGCACGTCGGCCACGTGATCCTCGGCATGAACACCGTCCAGCTGTACATGAAGGTGCCGGGCAGTCGGACGCCCGGTCACCAGGAGAACAATAATTTCTGCTCGATCAATATCAACATCGGACCCGGCGACTGCGAGTGGTTCGGCGTGCCCGATGCCTACTGGGGAGGCGTGCGCGAGCTGTGCGACCGCCACGGTCTGTCGTACTTGCACGGCTCGTGGTGGCCCGACCCAGACGAGCTCCGCGCACACGGAGTACCCGTATATCGATTCACGCAGCGGCCCGGCGACCTCGTGTGGGTGAACGCGGGATGCGTGCACTGGGTGCAGGCCACCGGCTGGTGCAACAACATCGCCTGGAACGTCGGCCCGCTGACCGCTCGCCAGTACTCGCTCGCCCTCGAGCGCTACGAGTGGAACAAGGTGCAGAACTTCAAGTCGATCGTCCCGATGGTGCACCTGACGTGGAACCTGGCGCGCAACATCCGCGTGTCGGACCCGCGCCTGCACCGCGCCATGCGCACGTGCCTGCTGCAGACGCTGCGCGCCGCGGCCGGCACGCTGCAGACGGTGCGCGCGCGCGGCGTGCCCGTGCGCTTCCACGGCCGCGCGCGCGGCGAGGCGTCGCACTACTGCGGCGCGTGCGAGCGCGAGGTGTGGCACGCGCTGCTGGTGCGCGAGCACGAGCGCCGCCACGTCGTGCACTGCCTGGCCTGCGCGCGCCGCGCCAGCCCCACGCTGCAGGGCTTCCTGTGTCTGGAGGAACACCACGTGGAGGAGCTGTCGCTGGTGTACGACGCCTTCACGCTGCACCGGCCGGCGCCGCCGCTGCACGCGCCGGCCGCGCTGCCGCCCACGCCCACGCCCACGCCTACGCCCGACTGA